The Alnus glutinosa chromosome 1, dhAlnGlut1.1, whole genome shotgun sequence region gcaaattgagcATCAAACCTTTAGATTAGAACTCATGCATGGTCACTCATGTTGGTGACGCCTTCGCTTGTAAGGAGTGTGTGGACAATTGCTCCATTTGTATTAGAGAAAAGACTTTGTCAGTGAAGCTAGTAGTGTTATGCGTGTAGAGTTCCAATGTTGGCATATTTAGCTTCAACATGTAATGTGTTGAGTGCATATAGGATTTCGGTGTTCAACATGCTAAACAATAAAGCTTACCATGTTGAACTACGATATTAACTCATTAGGGCTTTGGTGTCAATTTGGAATGGATTGACTATCAAAGAGTAGAAGTGAACGTAAATAATCACGAGTGGATAGTTGTATTCTTACCCTATAATATAGAGAGTCCGAACTTTGCGGGTCTCGTTTGCGAGTTACTCCAAAATTCCTCTCCTATGTTCAACAATGATGAATGTCCGAGAGTGTATCCTTGTGTTTGACTTATGCCTAAGCCAAGCTCATATCGAATCCGAGTTGGGAATATCCGGATAGTGCAGATGTTTCTACTTTAGTCGTGAGTCTATGTGAGGATGCATAGGTTCTCGTGTGCTAAACCTAGTGGCGATATAGGATGAGTGTTCCATAAAGAGAATTGACAACTTGTCCAGTCAACTCTAAGGAGCCTCGGTATTCTTGGGAATTGACTTTCTTCTGAGATGCCATTGACTTTTGGTGCGAAAGGTAATGTGCCAAAGTCAGCGATCCATATATGGTATGACCATTATGAATTTTTAgtgatgccatttggattgacAAATACACCGTTGGCATTTGTGGACTTGATGAATCAAGCGTTCCATGGGTACCTTGACATCTGAGTAGCTGAGTGTAACGTTGACAAGTTAGTCTACGCGACTAATTGTGTCGTGCATGGAAGACACTTGGTATCGGTGTCGGAAGTGcttaataaaatatttcttcgCCAAGCTCATGAGATGCGagttttggtttaaaaaagtgTCATTCTTGGTTTATTTAATGAACAAGAATGGACACGTAGTCAACACAATAGAACGTGAACACACAATTGCACTTGTGCTTAAACTACCCGTTGAGATTATTTGGTATGTGGCTTGCACATATACATCACAATATACGAGGATGCACCCTTGTGTAATAACAAGGATATAGCCTATGCTACTTATCAATTGTGTATCAGCAATAGCGTTGTTCTCCTCATGGTTTGCAAATAGTAGCTATTATCTATGCTCTACCATTTTGTGGACAATGCCTCTATGTTGAAGTGTGTGGAATTCACACTTAACACCCAAGTCTTGATGCACTTTGTGATTGAGAGACTAACGTATGAAGCAACTATGATGGCTTGAAGTGCTAGGAGATCTTGATGTTAAGATGTTCTGTCATGCATCTGAAGCCACTGTCACGGCTAAAACGCTAAGTAGAAATCTCGTGATGGCGAGATTGACTCAAAGTGTGCTTGGAATGTTAGCTCCACGTACCCTTGCAAGTGTACGACAAATCCGAGAGATCTATTTAGACACTTGAGGATACGCCTAAGTTGTGCGTGTAGGATTCCATAGAGTTGGTCATGATATTCGTCAGTAGTTGTAAACGTTGTATCGCATGTAACATCGTATAAACGCGAAGATGAATGCCACTTCATTCGGTATGAAGTTGGAGTGAAATGATCAGCAGGCTTTGAGTGGTGCATGATTCTAGGGAAGATTGCACTCATTCAAGTGGTTTCACTAAATAGTGATGGTAAGCTATGTGGATAAACATTGACGCAAATTTGTGTTTCAAATTGGTGATCTTGGGAAATGCAAGGTGTCGCCAATGCAAAACACGTAATGCTTTGGGCAATATGGATGTGCTCAATTATGGATATATTGAGTTGTTCCTAGTGCTAAACAAGCGAACCTACTGCGTGCTCAGTCGTGATGTCTCATAGTTTGGCAAACATTCATGATATTTTCCCATGTTTTTGGTTGCGAGAGTGTTTACAACCCTCCATTTGTGATAAACTTCTTTATATTCAATAGAAATTGACCTATGAAGAGGTGCAAAGCAAGTGATGGTTTGTaagaaaacactaaactcatccTGTTAGTGAGAACTCCATAGTGAAATCACGATGTTGAGGAAGCCACACGAGTGCTCAATCGTTAAATGTGGGAGCGATTGCCCATTTTAGCGAATAAGGTTCGGGTGTAATTGTTATGTCATTCCACTTCCGCGAAAGTATCCCATGTAAAACGCATACTAGCATGAGTGTTTCTAATATAGAATGTATGCTCGTATGTGTGTAAAGCGATTTAATATACAAATTTCGaggatgaaatttttataaggagggagggatgtaatgtcTAAGACATTTTATAGTAATTAAAACatgaaatttgagtaaataattaattaaaattaattcagtgtctttaaaatgcaagaaaatatttttagattcaaagaaaagaaattacaaaagaaattacaaaagaattaaagaattaaataagaaaaggatagaaaatagaaggaaaagagaatggaaaatataaataaaagaaaaagaaatataaaagaattagATAAAATAGTTAGAAAAGAAACGAAATAGAGatataaaataaagtaaaagaaaaaaatgaaaagaaggaTCAGATTGAAGAAACATGTAGGCgtgaaattgaaatgaaaagagaagaaaagattaaatgaaaaataaaaataaaaataaaggtgtaaaagaaaagtcaagaaaagagtaagaaaagaaaaaaaaaaagaaaaaaaaaaagaaaagggaaacaTGAGAtgtaatagaaaataaaagaggaaaattgaataaaataaaccTAAGGTAAATGATAGCCATCGGcatctaaaagaaaaaggagggagaatcaaataaaaaggaaaaagttaaaactaaaagacaaaaaaagtcaaaagaaaagtaaaaagtaaggAAAAACAGaagaattaaaaaacaataaataaataaataaaatgaaggcacatgcttgaaaaaaaaaaaggaaaaaaaaaaagaaaagaaaagaaaaaaaagagtgaagGGCCAAGTGGCCCTTCACTAAATACGCCTTGTTGAGAGAAAAGGCCGaatgactttttcttttctttcctcaagAAGCAGTTGCCTCTTGTGTCCATTTTTATCTTAAggtttttatagaaaaattgtaatttacGAAAATCCAACGGTTCAATTTTCGATCCGTCTTCGAAAACGTGATTTACGCATAAGAATTTACGTTTTTACCGGTTAGTTTGAGGTAAAATGTTAAACTCTTGTCATTTGGGATTTTGAgtaaaatcttgaaatgtggAGTTTAATCTTGTTAATTCTTTAGGATTCGCACGGtttggagcttcctaaacaCTTCCCAGTGTTGGATTTTGTTTGGGCAAGTTTTTGTAAGtttcctaaaaccctaacttttatgtatttaattttaattgagtttttacatgattaacccttagtaaatactatTGGGTTAGTAATATTGTGTTTGagtagtgttttataaattataatttaaagtttagaaaccttaatttgatgggttaaattaatttagggtttttaagtgtttaaaacttagattgttaatttgtggattaattgtggttatagtgatgattaatcccaaattagctatgaattttgtaaaaataagtatttatgggttatgttttaatgttagtaaaaataaataattatgggtatttaatttaaatagtatttgtgaggttaaccctaagattttttttataggttgatgttattttaaatacggtagtgttttatgtaaaagcttaatgaatataatttgagGTTTAATATTAtggagaaaatgttagtgagaaataatttagagattagtgaatacaattttagggctaatattattatgagtgttaatgaaaataatttatgggttagtgaaattaattgcgggttagtaatttatattatgagtaaatagttaaatagtgattttaatatctaatctttaataaatattttgggATAGTactgtttgagttttagttaatGTATAGGACTTATGGGTAGAGGTTTAGACCCTTAAAAATACTATGGGTTTTTCAAtggtttagccttgagcgattcaactGTTAATTAgagtgttaattatttaaagtgctaaatagtgcaatgtgttatccCACAGTGATATATTGCAAGGTGATGTCTAGGAAACCTAGTGCTTAAATCTGCGCAGCCAAgatgagtattttactcactgtgaaatattatttttcatatatgatgaattgcaaaatatatattgttttacaaacctgaaccaactgtatgttgattatgatatgttttgagtacttttgagtatattgtcATCAGAGAATCCCCCAACCAAACGTGACGATGAGTCTGCCCTCAGCCACACCCCATATGGCTTCTTGTTCGCTACTTCCATGGCCCAACCGAACATCCATTCAACCCATGTTTGAGACGCCACATATGAAGCAAAATTTGGGTAGGGGCTTGGTCAAGTCAATTGGAGGTAACAATTTTCTGATCATCTCTCCATTGGGTGCTCTTTGTTTATATTATATGGAGGTAACaattttctcttgtttagaaGATCCCCTCCTGGCCGCCCTATCgtcacccaaaaaaataaaaaaaaagattgaaaagatATTGGGCCGAAACTAAAGCACAGTAGAATAGGAAGAAGGCCTAGTTTTACCCAATTCCCGAAGCCCATATTATGTTGATTATCCAAAAGCGGCTTATATTTTACGAATAACCCCAAAACAGCAAACTAGAAATTATTAGCATTCCAAATTCGAAGCTCTCACACGAACACACAGCAGATATGGAATTCAAATGCTTTAGTTTTAGATGAGGCCGTTATTATACCCAAAGGCCTTGTCAAAACAAGCTTGGATGAGTGACAAGAGCTCGTTCTAGTATAAGAAACTCAGGGAAATTATCCTCGTTATTGTCAATATTAGTtttaaattgtaagaattctctttttttttttttttttcttaattattgcTAATTGgttttgagaaataaaaaatagcactttttggcCTTTAATATCTTTATGGCTTTATGCCAGACATTATCTTAGACCAgaacaagaagagaaaaaaggtACTACATAAACTTATTGTATTCATATTTGTGGAGGCAACCAATTCCTTCCGGCCAGTACAATCATGCTACCCATTACCCCTCTAAACCCCTAAAGGAGAAAAGGAAAGTCAATTTATTGCAGCTAAATGGCTAGGAAACATGTACCTTAGctgattatatttaatttctgTATCTTCTTCGATTCACCCTTCTTCGTGTTGGCTGCCCGATTGCAAAAGTCTTCATAATCAAATCATGCTTCTTTGTGAATACAATTTGTCCAACAACAAGTCCAAATATGATTCCACAACCATATCCCATAACAACTACTTTCCAAtcgaattcaaacaaaaatgatGAGTTTTGATTCTTTTCAGAGGTTGAAGGTGGAGGCTGTGAGTCTTCTAAATTTTCACATTTCTTTGACAAAGGGCTTCCGCATAATTTAGAATTACCACTAAACGAGCTGTTTGGGAATGTGTCGAACTGCTTTCCATGTGGTATAGGTCCCATGAGATGATTATGGGAGACATTAAAGAATGAGAGAAACGTGAGTTGCACAAGTTGCACAGGGATCACACCAGACAACTTGTTTTGAGCAAAGTCCAACACTTCTAGATTTGTTAAGTTCACCAAGGAAGAAGGGATAGGACCTGTAAGAAAGTTATTGGAAAGGTTGAGCACCTGAAGTCCTTTTAGATACCCCACAACTTCTGGAATTTCTCCTTCAAAACTATTGTTAGAGAGATCAATAGCTATGAAGACATCTAAGATTTTTTCGTATTCCCTCTCTGTGCTTTTGTAAGTAAATGTCATTGAGTAAGCGAAGGAGCGATGCCATATGGTTCCATTTGAGAAACTTCCATTTGTTTCCATATATATTAAACCCTTAACATCATGGATTTGCATGGCTTTCCAATTTTGGAAGTATTGAGAGGGCAACTTACCAGCAATGTCATTATTTGAGAGGTCAAAAATACGTATATTTGAGAAATCAAAATTGCTATTAGGATTTTCCATTGCACCATAGATTCCATTAGATCGCAAAATGAGAACCCTCAGCTCTGGAAGAGTGCCCAACCAAAAAGGGAAAGTATCATTCATCTGATTATGTCCCAAATTAAGAACTTCAAGCATGATACAATTGGCCAATGATCTTGGTAGACGCCCCTGTAATTGATTTTGGCTAAAATCAATCATCTTCAATTTGTTTCCTTCTATGAATGTTTCGGGAATAGTTCCATGGAAGCTATTGTTGTGTAGATTTAGGACTGAGAGAGAGTCACTCAAGTTGCCTAAACATTGCGGAAGCAAGCCACTCAAGTAATTACTTGACACATCAAGAAAAACAATTGAACTTAGATTGCAAATCAATTGTGGGATTTCTCCGGTCAATGTGTTGTGTGAGACCGAATATGCATAGATGGGAGGTGGTGGGATTGGGAGTGACCCTCGAAGGTTGTTAGAATCAAGTTCAAGATCACGTAGATTAGTCCAGGGAACAAAAACTGGAACTTGATCAAAACCAGTGAGAAAGTTGGAACTTAAAGCTAAAGTCCAAAGAGTTTCTTTATTTGAATTCCACATCCAATTTGGAATTTGGccgtaaattttgttttcagaaagaTCCAACATCACCAACTCATCTTGGTTCCTTAGAAAGTCTGGAAACTCGCTCAAGTCACAGGAAGCtagatttaaaatttcaaattttggaaGAGTTGTGTTGGTACTTGGCTTTGTAAGCAATGAAATATTGTTGCGGGATAGTTGGAGCCACTTGAGATTTTTGAGTTTCAGAAACAAGTCAAATTCTACCGTGCCACTCAAGTGATTAAAAGATAGATGGAGATTTTCAAGATTCATAAGCCTAGATATTGACTGTGGAATTGAACCATGCAAGCTATTATTAGCTAGTTCAAGCAAGATTAGTTGGGTAAGGTTACCAAATGAAGATGGTATTGGCCCGGAGAAATTGCAATCACCAATAGCAAAATATTTTAAGGACTCAAGGTAACCAATTGAATTTGGTAGCTCACCAGAGAAACTCGTGTCACGAAGTTGCAATGATTCAAGGGGGCTGCTTCTGTTAAACTCCGGCAAACTTCCGGTGAGATATGTATTGTATCCCACTCTAATAGACAAAAGATTGGGTAGATGGAAAATTCTTGTGGGAAACTCACCATGCAAGCTATTATTAGCTAGTTGAAGCAAGATTAGTTGGGTAAGGTTACCAAATGAAGATGGTATTGGCCCGGAGAAATTGCAATCACCAATAGCAAAATATTTTAAGGACTCAAGGTAACCAATTGAATTTGGTAGCTCACCAGAGAAACTCGTGTCACGAAGTTGCAATGATTCAAGGGGGCTGCTTCTGTTAAACTCCGGCAAACTTCCGGTGAGATATGTATTGTATCTCACACAAATAGACGAAAGATTGGGTAGATGGAAAATTCCTGTGGGAAACTCACCATGCAAACCACAATCTATTAGTAATAGAGATGTTAAAGAAGATAAGTTTGCCAAGATATTGGGTAAAGTAGACGATATGTCAACCTCACTAAGATCTAGTTCTTTCAAGTTTGTTAACTTCTGAGCTATACTTCTGAGGCCATGCTTTTGGAGTTTCAATCCAGAATTGAATGAGAGATCAAGGAAAACTAGGTTAGAGCGCTCTAAAATTTCTGAAGTGATCTGACCAGAAAATGCAGAGTAAGAGAGATTGAGGTCTGTTAGCCTCGAAAGCTGTCTAAAACCAGTTGGGATACGAGAATAATTAAAGTGATTGTTGGCAAGATTAAGGCTCTGGAGGTGAACAAGCTGGAAGAGACTGCTATTGGAGTTGAAAGAGCCATAAAGACAGCTGCTGCTGAGGTCGAGACTGATCACATGACCCGTATCCTCATTGCACTTGACACCACGCCACCTGCAGCAATCGCCGCTTTCAGGCTTCCACAACAAAACCTTCGGATAAGCGGAGGGATCATCAGAT contains the following coding sequences:
- the LOC133873803 gene encoding receptor-like protein 6 encodes the protein MRPLCHDDESLALLKFKESFTINQSASDDPSAYPKVLLWKPESGDCCRWRGVKCNEDTGHVISLDLSSSCLYGSFNSNSSLFQLVHLQSLNLANNHFNYSRIPTGFRQLSRLTDLNLSYSAFSGQITSEILERSNLVFLDLSFNSGLKLQKHGLRSIAQKLTNLKELDLSEVDISSTLPNILANLSSLTSLLLIDCGLHGEFPTGIFHLPNLSSICVRYNTYLTGSLPEFNRSSPLESLQLRDTSFSGELPNSIGYLESLKYFAIGDCNFSGPIPSSFGNLTQLILLQLANNSLHGEFPTRIFHLPNLLSIRVGYNTYLTGSLPEFNRSSPLESLQLRDTSFSGELPNSIGYLESLKYFAIGDCNFSGPIPSSFGNLTQLILLELANNSLHGSIPQSISRLMNLENLHLSFNHLSGTVEFDLFLKLKNLKWLQLSRNNISLLTKPSTNTTLPKFEILNLASCDLSEFPDFLRNQDELVMLDLSENKIYGQIPNWMWNSNKETLWTLALSSNFLTGFDQVPVFVPWTNLRDLELDSNNLRGSLPIPPPPIYAYSVSHNTLTGEIPQLICNLSSIVFLDVSSNYLSGLLPQCLGNLSDSLSVLNLHNNSFHGTIPETFIEGNKLKMIDFSQNQLQGRLPRSLANCIMLEVLNLGHNQMNDTFPFWLGTLPELRVLILRSNGIYGAMENPNSNFDFSNIRIFDLSNNDIAGKLPSQYFQNWKAMQIHDVKGLIYMETNGSFSNGTIWHRSFAYSMTFTYKSTEREYEKILDVFIAIDLSNNSFEGEIPEVVGYLKGLQVLNLSNNFLTGPIPSSLVNLTNLEVLDFAQNKLSGVIPVQLVQLTFLSFFNVSHNHLMGPIPHGKQFDTFPNSSFSGNSKLCGSPLSKKCENLEDSQPPPSTSEKNQNSSFLFEFDWKVVVMGYGCGIIFGLVVGQIVFTKKHDLIMKTFAIGQPTRRRVNRRRYRN